One window from the genome of Dehalococcoidales bacterium encodes:
- a CDS encoding MarC family protein, translating into MGNYLQDFVLTFVPLFIVIDALGNLPFVVSLSEGMSRRERHKMIRVAIITAAAVGLVFLFFGQFILRVMNISVGAFAIAGGLILLVLSIKYLATGRMVDVVKEELVAVVPIGTPLTVGPATITTLLLLAIQFPLYLVLISFALNMLITWGVFLLSNYIVRFMGQGGLQAVSKVFSLLLAAIAVSMIIRGLGLAGIISITG; encoded by the coding sequence ATGGGAAATTATCTACAGGACTTCGTGTTAACTTTTGTTCCGCTCTTCATCGTTATCGATGCTCTTGGTAATCTGCCCTTTGTGGTTTCACTGAGCGAGGGAATGTCCCGGCGGGAGCGGCACAAGATGATTCGCGTCGCCATAATAACGGCGGCGGCTGTCGGCCTGGTCTTCCTGTTCTTCGGTCAGTTCATCCTGCGGGTGATGAATATCTCCGTGGGCGCCTTTGCCATCGCCGGCGGGCTTATCCTGCTGGTGCTATCGATAAAGTACCTGGCCACAGGTCGAATGGTCGATGTTGTTAAAGAGGAGTTGGTAGCCGTGGTCCCCATCGGCACGCCCCTGACCGTGGGGCCGGCCACCATTACCACTCTGCTGCTTCTGGCGATCCAGTTTCCGCTTTACCTGGTGCTGATATCCTTTGCTCTAAACATGCTGATTACCTGGGGAGTATTCCTGCTGAGCAACTATATTGTCCGGTTTATGGGGCAGGGCGGACTTCAGGCAGTATCCAAGGTATTCAGTTTGCTGCTTGCCGCCATCGCGGTGAGTATGATTATCCGCGGCCTCGGGCTGGCTGGTATAATCAGTATTACCGGTTAG